The following are from one region of the Synergistaceae bacterium genome:
- a CDS encoding TRAP transporter substrate-binding protein, with protein MKKLTTLFIVIVLALAVVIPAHAAPLKLIAAHNQTSLENPYQYGMVKFKQAVEKISKGEIIVDVHAGTIGTNEDELVEKLKLGAADIVVASPGFMTKIGIPEVDMFSLLYLFKGFKHWEKAVDGEAGAMLAKIINEKSNNTFRIASYWSAGVRNYYGKKPIFKVSDLKGMKIRTQMSGVVADFWKQTGAIPTQVAWGELYQALQQGIVDAAENDYTNFSLLDHHKTANGKFITETEHDYTTRLVLMNGKKWDKLTDQQKKWITEALKQATAEERKVTYAGLAKSKAKVIADGAKVNTIDKAPLIAIAVPIQDKLAQSLKMEDLLKKIRDAGK; from the coding sequence TGTTCATCGTTATCGTTCTCGCTCTCGCAGTAGTAATCCCGGCACACGCAGCGCCGCTGAAGCTTATTGCCGCGCATAACCAGACATCGCTTGAAAACCCTTATCAGTATGGTATGGTTAAATTTAAGCAGGCAGTAGAGAAAATTTCAAAAGGAGAAATCATCGTAGATGTACACGCAGGGACGATCGGAACAAATGAAGATGAGCTCGTAGAAAAACTGAAGCTCGGAGCAGCCGACATCGTGGTCGCGTCACCCGGATTCATGACTAAGATAGGGATCCCCGAAGTCGACATGTTTTCGCTCCTTTATCTATTCAAAGGATTTAAGCACTGGGAAAAGGCTGTTGACGGTGAAGCAGGTGCAATGCTTGCAAAAATAATCAACGAAAAATCAAACAACACATTCCGGATCGCGTCGTACTGGTCGGCAGGCGTCCGTAACTACTACGGCAAAAAACCAATCTTCAAGGTTTCGGATCTCAAGGGGATGAAGATTCGCACACAGATGTCGGGTGTTGTTGCCGACTTCTGGAAGCAGACTGGTGCGATCCCGACCCAGGTGGCATGGGGTGAACTTTATCAGGCTCTCCAGCAGGGCATTGTTGATGCTGCTGAAAACGACTACACAAATTTCAGCCTTCTTGACCACCACAAGACAGCCAACGGCAAGTTTATAACAGAGACCGAGCATGACTACACCACGCGCCTTGTCCTGATGAACGGCAAGAAGTGGGACAAATTGACAGACCAGCAGAAGAAGTGGATAACAGAAGCTCTCAAGCAGGCAACTGCAGAGGAGCGTAAGGTAACCTATGCGGGACTCGCGAAGTCAAAGGCTAAAGTTATTGCAGACGGAGCCAAAGTCAACACCATTGACAAGGCGCCCCTGATCGCGATAGCAGTTCCTATCCAGGATAAGCTTGCTCAATCTTTAAAGATGGAGGATCTTCTTAAAAAGATCCGCGACGCAGGCAAATAA
- a CDS encoding TRAP transporter small permease, which produces MKKFVNTILRIQEALGTVLLSIFFIAILIQICARYLSISLLWTEEIANFSFIWAVFMGASAMVYWKSHFCFTFFKDRFKGKQGAKYDIFISVIMLGFTLPMLFYGIIIAKEFWNYNWISLTWVKMGYTWLCLPIAGGTMSLYCLYHIAEDIQTLSGRVAE; this is translated from the coding sequence GTGAAAAAATTTGTAAATACGATACTCCGTATTCAGGAAGCATTAGGCACAGTTCTGCTGTCCATATTTTTTATTGCGATCCTCATTCAGATCTGTGCCAGATATCTTTCTATATCTCTGCTCTGGACAGAGGAAATTGCAAACTTCTCATTTATATGGGCCGTTTTCATGGGCGCATCCGCCATGGTTTATTGGAAATCTCATTTCTGTTTCACATTCTTTAAGGATAGATTCAAAGGAAAACAGGGAGCTAAATATGACATTTTTATCTCTGTGATAATGCTCGGCTTCACTCTGCCAATGTTATTCTATGGGATAATAATCGCGAAAGAATTCTGGAACTATAACTGGATAAGTCTTACGTGGGTCAAAATGGGCTATACGTGGCTTTGTCTGCCTATAGCGGGCGGGACTATGTCTCTTTATTGTCTTTATCATATAGCCGAAGATATACAGACCCTGAGTGGAAGGGTGGCTGAATAA
- a CDS encoding TRAP transporter large permease, which produces MYMLIIGLFVLLIFLGVPIAFVIGMISLIGIATIPFVPNLTVFMKMFYGLNSFVLLAIPLFILAANLMNHGQITKMLVEFCIALVGNVRGGLAHANILVSMIFAGVSGSSQADTAGVGKMLIPAMIETGYDKETSVGVTAASSTIGVIIPPSIPMVVYSGLTNASVAALFMGGMIPGILVGFSMMLIVAVISRRRNFPVYERANRSQVWSLFKKSFPALLTPVIIIGGISTGWYTPTEAAAFASIYAMIISLFLYKTLKMRDMPGILKETLKLSSLSLIALATASALGELLGYYKVSEHVALFFSSYISSPYVFMLVIIAFFLFIGTFMDAIPAMILFIPVVLPIAVRLGITPIHLGIVTVMTLAVGLVTPPYGLCLLIASSIADLSIERSLRGVLPYITALMVILFLVAMIPSIAFYLPHILGLI; this is translated from the coding sequence ATGTACATGCTGATCATCGGACTGTTTGTACTGCTTATATTCCTCGGCGTGCCGATCGCATTCGTTATCGGGATGATATCTCTGATCGGTATCGCAACTATACCATTTGTACCGAATCTTACCGTGTTCATGAAGATGTTTTATGGGCTGAACTCATTTGTTCTGTTGGCGATCCCTCTCTTTATTCTGGCTGCCAACCTTATGAATCACGGACAGATCACTAAAATGCTCGTCGAATTCTGCATAGCGCTGGTCGGGAATGTCCGAGGCGGACTGGCTCACGCGAATATTCTCGTATCGATGATATTTGCGGGTGTATCGGGTTCTTCTCAGGCGGACACCGCAGGTGTAGGTAAAATGCTGATACCTGCAATGATAGAAACAGGCTATGACAAAGAAACGTCTGTCGGTGTCACGGCCGCGTCCTCTACCATAGGCGTCATCATTCCGCCAAGTATCCCGATGGTCGTCTACTCGGGGCTGACAAACGCCTCGGTTGCGGCGCTCTTTATGGGAGGTATGATCCCGGGGATCCTGGTCGGTTTTTCAATGATGCTTATAGTTGCGGTAATAAGCAGACGCAGGAACTTCCCTGTTTACGAAAGGGCAAACCGTAGTCAGGTCTGGTCCCTTTTCAAAAAATCATTCCCCGCGCTTCTGACACCGGTGATAATAATCGGAGGCATCAGCACAGGATGGTACACTCCAACTGAAGCTGCGGCATTCGCCTCCATCTATGCTATGATAATCAGCCTTTTCTTATACAAGACCCTTAAGATGAGGGACATGCCGGGCATACTCAAGGAGACGCTTAAACTGAGCTCGCTATCGCTGATCGCCCTTGCTACGGCAAGTGCCCTTGGTGAGCTGCTGGGATACTATAAAGTTTCGGAGCATGTCGCGTTATTCTTCTCCTCTTACATCAGCAGTCCATATGTATTTATGCTCGTGATAATAGCTTTCTTTCTCTTCATCGGGACTTTTATGGACGCAATACCCGCGATGATCCTCTTCATCCCGGTTGTCCTTCCCATTGCGGTGCGTCTGGGTATTACGCCGATACATCTGGGGATCGTTACTGTGATGACACTTGCCGTCGGACTGGTTACGCCTCCCTACGGGTTATGCCTGCTTATTGCAAGCTCTATTGCGGATCTGTCGATTGAGAGATCACTTAGGGGAGTTCTGCCCTATATCACGGCGCTTATGGTGATTCTGTTTTTGGTGGCAATGATCCCTTCAATAGCGTTCTATCTTCCGCACATCCTTGGTTTGATCTGA